In Pseudomonas fluorescens, the following are encoded in one genomic region:
- a CDS encoding SDR family oxidoreductase, which translates to MQNSILLTGATGFVGGAILKRLHTEKKHTVVAVVRGESQLEVQDVRTVRIGSFDGETQWKENLRNFNVIIHSAARVHVMNDAESDPLAAFRKVNVEGTLNLARQAAASGVRRFIFISSIKVNGEGTAAGAPYTSDDTPAPVDPYGISKMEAEQGLRQLSAETAMEVVIIRPVLVYGPGVKANFLNMMRWLDKGVPLPFGAIYNNRSLVALDNLVDLIVTCIDHPAAGNQTFLVSDGEDLSTTALLNKMAKALHKPARLIPVPSWVLQGGAALLGKKALSQRLCGSLQVDITKTRTLLCWTPPVSTDDALAATALHFREHQ; encoded by the coding sequence ATGCAGAATTCTATTTTGTTGACCGGGGCGACGGGCTTCGTCGGTGGCGCTATTCTCAAGCGTTTACACACCGAAAAAAAACATACTGTTGTTGCTGTTGTCCGAGGCGAATCCCAGCTTGAGGTTCAGGACGTTCGGACGGTACGCATCGGCAGCTTTGATGGCGAAACCCAGTGGAAAGAAAATCTCAGAAACTTTAATGTGATTATTCACTCTGCGGCACGAGTTCATGTCATGAATGATGCCGAGTCCGATCCGTTGGCGGCGTTTCGCAAAGTGAATGTTGAAGGCACTTTGAACTTGGCTCGTCAGGCGGCCGCCTCTGGTGTGCGAAGATTCATTTTTATAAGTTCGATCAAGGTCAACGGAGAGGGGACGGCCGCAGGTGCTCCCTATACAAGCGATGATACTCCCGCTCCGGTAGATCCCTACGGTATTTCGAAAATGGAGGCTGAGCAGGGACTTCGCCAGCTTTCGGCGGAAACCGCGATGGAGGTGGTTATTATCCGCCCGGTCCTGGTGTATGGGCCGGGAGTCAAAGCGAACTTTCTGAATATGATGCGCTGGTTGGACAAGGGCGTTCCGTTGCCTTTCGGCGCGATTTACAACAATCGGAGTCTTGTTGCGCTGGATAACCTGGTAGATCTGATAGTGACCTGTATAGATCACCCGGCAGCCGGCAATCAAACCTTTCTCGTGAGCGATGGCGAGGATTTATCCACTACCGCACTGCTTAACAAGATGGCGAAAGCGCTTCACAAGCCGGCTCGACTCATTCCTGTACCCAGTTGGGTGCTCCAGGGCGGTGCCGCTTTATTGGGTAAAAAAGCACTCTCCCAGCGTCTATGTGGATCGCTGCAAGTCGATATTACCAAGACTCGCACTCTTTTATGCTGGACGCCGCCAGTCAGTACTGATGATGCTTTGGCAGCAACTGCATTACATTTTCGGGAACATCAATAA
- a CDS encoding glycosyltransferase family 4 protein — MPEKKLRILLVTQYFWPENMRINDLVRDFTEKGHSVTVLTGLPNYPEGRVFDEFQAVPERFNEYFDARIVRVPMFPRGKRSINLALNYLSFFTSASVFGAYKLRGEQFDAIFVYAVSPIMAAIPALVIGRLKKAPVFVWVLDLWPETLRAVGVLKKPVLLSMVGKMVSWIYNRTDYLLLQSHGFFENVQKYCTKDISPQRLVYFPSWAEDDFSTDENRVSTLLARDDTVFTVLFAGNLGEAQDLPAVLDAAEALVGKVSVRWVIVGDGRMSDWLSQEVQSRGLDNVLLLGRHPLDEMPALFACADALLVSLKTNDVFEKTIPGKVQAYLASGRPLLGMINGEAARVIRDSGAGLTCSSGDSKGLAEITLALAQSDASQLRAMGEFGRQYYLSNYSKSRLLSLLEDLFRNATLRKASY, encoded by the coding sequence ATGCCTGAGAAGAAACTGAGAATCCTGCTGGTTACGCAATATTTTTGGCCAGAAAATATGCGTATAAACGATTTGGTTCGTGATTTTACCGAGAAGGGACATTCGGTCACTGTACTGACTGGTCTGCCAAATTATCCGGAAGGCAGAGTATTCGATGAATTCCAGGCGGTGCCTGAGCGTTTCAATGAATACTTTGATGCCAGAATTGTCCGGGTGCCGATGTTTCCGCGAGGTAAACGCAGCATTAATTTGGCATTGAATTATCTCAGTTTCTTTACTAGCGCCTCAGTTTTTGGCGCCTACAAACTGCGTGGCGAGCAGTTCGACGCAATCTTCGTATATGCTGTATCACCGATCATGGCCGCTATTCCGGCATTGGTGATTGGTCGATTGAAAAAAGCACCCGTTTTTGTGTGGGTTCTTGATCTATGGCCTGAAACGCTCAGAGCTGTCGGCGTTTTGAAGAAACCTGTGCTGCTGTCGATGGTCGGTAAGATGGTTTCATGGATTTATAATCGTACTGACTATTTGCTTTTGCAATCGCATGGTTTTTTTGAAAACGTTCAAAAGTATTGCACGAAAGACATATCTCCCCAACGACTGGTTTATTTTCCAAGTTGGGCTGAAGATGATTTTTCTACAGACGAAAATCGCGTCTCAACGTTGTTGGCACGTGACGATACTGTCTTTACTGTATTGTTCGCGGGTAATCTCGGAGAAGCTCAAGATCTTCCCGCTGTGTTAGATGCGGCCGAAGCATTGGTTGGCAAGGTATCTGTGCGCTGGGTGATTGTTGGTGACGGGCGTATGAGCGATTGGCTAAGTCAAGAAGTCCAGTCCAGAGGACTTGATAACGTGCTGCTACTAGGTCGACATCCTTTGGATGAGATGCCAGCTCTGTTCGCTTGTGCAGACGCTTTGCTTGTGTCACTGAAGACCAACGACGTTTTTGAGAAGACAATACCTGGAAAAGTACAGGCTTATCTTGCCTCCGGCAGGCCGCTGCTAGGGATGATCAACGGAGAGGCCGCAAGAGTGATCAGAGACTCGGGGGCCGGTCTCACATGCTCTTCTGGTGATTCGAAAGGTTTGGCAGAGATCACGTTGGCGCTGGCGCAATCTGACGCAAGTCAATTGAGGGCGATGGGTGAATTCGGTCGGCAGTATTACTTGAGTAATTATTCAAAATCTCGCCTTCTATCCCTACTGGAAGATCTTTTCAGAAACGCCACTTTAAGAAAGGCCAGCTATTGA
- the wecB gene encoding UDP-N-acetylglucosamine 2-epimerase (non-hydrolyzing), translated as MKKLKIVTVVGTRPEIIRLSRVITALDKYCDHVLVHTGQNYDYELNEIFFQDLGIRKPDHFLNAAGSSGAETIGNVIISVDRVLASVQPEALLVLGDTNSCMAVIPAKRRKIPTFHMEAGNRCFDMRVPEEINRRIVDHTADINLTYSTIARDYLLKEGLSPDMVIKTGSPMFEVLNYYRHGIESSDVLVRLGLEAGKFFVVSAHREENIDSDKNLLKLVDVLNTVAANFGYPVIVSTHPRTQKRVDAMGIVFHENVKLLKPLGFKDYNKLQLESKAVLSDSGTISEESSILNFPALNIREAHERPEGMEEAAVMMVGLEVERVLQGLMVLDTQASGTERTLRLVEDYSMPNVSEKVARIVHSYTDYVNRIVWKRY; from the coding sequence ATGAAAAAGTTGAAAATCGTCACTGTAGTAGGCACCCGTCCTGAAATCATTCGCTTGTCGCGTGTCATCACTGCGCTGGATAAGTATTGCGATCACGTATTGGTCCACACAGGTCAAAATTACGATTACGAGTTGAATGAAATATTTTTCCAGGATCTCGGGATCCGCAAACCGGATCATTTTCTCAACGCCGCGGGCAGCAGTGGTGCTGAGACCATAGGAAATGTGATCATTTCTGTGGACCGAGTACTCGCGTCTGTTCAACCAGAGGCTTTGCTTGTCTTGGGTGATACCAATAGTTGCATGGCTGTTATTCCTGCCAAACGGCGCAAGATTCCAACTTTCCACATGGAAGCTGGCAATCGTTGTTTTGATATGCGAGTACCTGAGGAAATCAATCGGCGGATTGTCGATCATACTGCTGACATTAATCTTACTTACAGTACAATTGCGCGCGATTACTTGCTCAAAGAAGGTCTGTCACCTGATATGGTGATCAAGACAGGTAGCCCGATGTTCGAAGTCCTGAATTATTATCGCCATGGGATCGAATCTTCGGACGTGTTGGTACGTTTGGGACTTGAGGCGGGTAAATTTTTTGTAGTAAGCGCACACCGCGAAGAGAATATCGATTCTGACAAAAATCTCTTGAAGTTGGTTGATGTCCTCAATACCGTCGCGGCAAACTTCGGTTATCCGGTGATAGTTTCCACTCATCCACGCACTCAAAAGCGTGTAGATGCGATGGGAATTGTATTTCACGAAAACGTGAAGCTTCTAAAACCTTTGGGTTTCAAAGATTACAACAAGCTGCAGTTGGAATCCAAAGCGGTGCTTTCTGACAGCGGTACCATCAGCGAAGAGTCTTCGATACTCAATTTTCCTGCATTGAATATCCGTGAGGCTCACGAGCGTCCAGAGGGAATGGAGGAGGCTGCGGTGATGATGGTGGGGCTCGAGGTCGAGCGAGTACTGCAAGGACTGATGGTTCTGGATACGCAAGCTTCCGGTACGGAGCGTACCCTGCGCCTGGTCGAAGATTACAGCATGCCCAATGTGTCAGAAAAAGTAGCCCGGATTGTTCACAGTTATACCGATTATGTAAATCGAATCGTCTGGAAACGCTACTAA